The following proteins come from a genomic window of Cryptosporangium phraense:
- a CDS encoding ester cyclase has protein sequence MSKQLIAEYHERLWGRGDLTAIDDLFAPGAVVHVAGFDAAAVQSVRDDASRYRGAFTDVSTRIEDLLADGDRVVLRWSTTGTHTGPYGKVAATGRVVTMTGVDIFRVEGETVVEFWSLWDGLDVFDQLGVLPDFW, from the coding sequence ATGAGCAAGCAGTTGATCGCGGAGTACCACGAGCGTCTGTGGGGCCGCGGTGATCTGACCGCGATCGACGACCTGTTCGCGCCGGGGGCGGTCGTCCACGTGGCCGGCTTCGACGCGGCCGCGGTCCAGTCCGTCCGCGACGACGCGTCCCGCTACCGGGGCGCGTTCACCGACGTCAGCACCCGGATCGAGGACCTGCTCGCGGACGGCGACCGGGTCGTGCTGCGCTGGTCGACGACCGGCACGCACACCGGCCCGTACGGCAAGGTCGCGGCCACCGGCCGGGTCGTCACGATGACCGGCGTCGACATCTTCCGCGTCGAGGGGGAGACCGTCGTCGAGTTCTGGTCGCTCTGGGACGGCCTCGACGTCTTCGACCAACTGGGCGTCCTGCCCGACTTCTGGTGA
- a CDS encoding isopenicillin N synthase family dioxygenase, with product MTFDVPAVDISPYVHPDAYGDADRAAVATAMDAVCATVGFVQVLGHGVPDEVIAGLAAASDAFFTLDADAKQAYQLPPSINRGYTPPKSESLSLSLGVESATKMNDFFEAFNVGTAASEFPGLGLPESDYSENVWPVEAASFRPGVEAYYREAGRVAHVLTRVFADALELAPDFFEQFTDHSLDVMRMNNYALPPGEIVLDGDLTGMGEHTDYGIVTVLWADQVAGLQVLGPDQVWHDVSPADGALLVNLGDLTAQWTNDRWRSTLHRVKPPIVGGTIRRRRSAAYFHDGNVDALIETIPTCVDDDHPAGYAPVTVGEHINAKLRGSRAGVLYTDSDRNAERVRSAAP from the coding sequence ATGACCTTCGACGTCCCCGCCGTCGACATCAGCCCCTACGTCCACCCGGACGCCTACGGCGACGCCGACCGCGCGGCGGTCGCCACCGCGATGGACGCGGTCTGCGCGACGGTCGGCTTCGTGCAGGTCCTCGGCCACGGCGTGCCCGACGAGGTCATCGCCGGCCTCGCGGCCGCGTCCGACGCGTTCTTCACCCTGGACGCGGACGCCAAGCAGGCGTACCAGCTCCCGCCGAGCATCAACCGGGGGTACACGCCGCCGAAGTCCGAGTCGCTCAGCCTCAGCCTCGGCGTCGAGTCGGCGACCAAGATGAACGACTTCTTCGAGGCGTTCAACGTCGGCACCGCGGCCTCCGAGTTCCCGGGCCTGGGCCTGCCGGAATCGGACTACTCGGAGAACGTCTGGCCGGTGGAAGCCGCGTCGTTCCGGCCCGGTGTGGAGGCCTACTACCGCGAGGCGGGCCGGGTCGCCCACGTGCTGACCAGGGTGTTCGCCGACGCGCTGGAGCTGGCGCCGGACTTCTTCGAGCAGTTCACCGACCACTCGCTCGACGTGATGCGGATGAACAACTACGCGCTGCCGCCCGGGGAGATCGTGCTCGACGGCGACCTGACCGGCATGGGCGAGCACACCGACTACGGGATCGTCACCGTGCTCTGGGCCGACCAGGTCGCCGGGCTGCAGGTCCTCGGCCCCGACCAGGTCTGGCACGACGTCAGCCCGGCCGACGGCGCGCTGCTGGTGAACCTCGGGGACCTGACCGCGCAGTGGACCAACGACCGCTGGCGGTCGACGCTGCACCGGGTCAAGCCACCGATCGTCGGCGGCACGATCCGCCGCCGCCGCTCCGCGGCGTACTTCCACGACGGCAACGTCGACGCGCTGATCGAGACGATTCCGACGTGTGTGGACGACGATCATCCGGCCGGGTATGCGCCGGTCACGGTGGGGGAGCACATCAACGCCAAGCTGCGCGGTTCGCGGGCCGGCGTCCTCTACACCGACAGCGACCGCAACGCGGAACGGGTCCGCTCCGCGGCGCCGTGA